A stretch of the Deltaproteobacteria bacterium genome encodes the following:
- a CDS encoding carboxypeptidase M32, translating to MAEPFAELINHLREVHDLKGALSLLHWDQETQLPSGATAGRARQIGALAAVVHQRETEPRFLELVDALAAQLDQLEFGQQVDVRETKWRIDRKRRLDTALVRERATLRSEAHAVWVNARSNNDFTALRPYLDRLIAIERRVAAAIDSGRPAYDVLLEGFEPGASSALLAQVFNTLRDGLLPLIARLNQRCERRPVDGRGLCGAFGLSAQRRFNRMVAERIGFDFARGRLDESAHPFTTEVGDDVRITTRLSKSDLRYGLFSTLHEVGHALYEQGLDATARGTPRATACSMGMHESQSRLWENLVGRSEAFWRWLLPLAVQAFPELRPRRPRAVLLAANEARPSLIRTEADELTYNLHIILRFELEQALIAGELAAADLPAAWEEKMRHFLGVTPASDRDGVLQDVHWAEGLFGYFPTYALGNLYAAQLYEAAQRDFGRLEEGFAAGDFGTLRTWLGERVQRHGQSWRAPELVRRVTGSAPEARPLLAHLTRKLEWLEAN from the coding sequence ATGGCTGAACCGTTTGCCGAGCTCATCAACCATCTGCGTGAGGTCCACGACCTCAAAGGTGCCCTCTCGCTGTTGCACTGGGATCAAGAGACGCAGCTACCCTCGGGCGCGACCGCCGGCCGCGCACGCCAGATCGGCGCGCTCGCTGCCGTCGTCCACCAGCGCGAAACCGAGCCGCGCTTCTTGGAGCTGGTCGATGCCCTCGCCGCCCAACTCGATCAGCTCGAGTTCGGCCAGCAAGTCGACGTGCGCGAAACCAAGTGGCGCATCGATCGCAAGCGGCGGCTGGACACGGCTTTGGTGCGGGAGCGGGCCACGCTGCGCAGTGAAGCGCACGCTGTCTGGGTGAACGCCCGCAGCAACAATGACTTCACAGCCCTGCGGCCGTACCTCGACCGATTGATCGCGATCGAGCGGCGCGTCGCCGCCGCCATCGACTCCGGGAGGCCGGCCTACGATGTGCTCCTCGAAGGCTTCGAGCCCGGCGCCAGCAGCGCACTACTGGCGCAAGTCTTCAACACTCTGCGCGACGGCTTGCTGCCGCTGATCGCTCGGCTCAACCAGCGCTGCGAGCGCCGCCCGGTTGACGGCCGCGGGTTATGCGGCGCCTTCGGGTTGTCGGCACAGCGGCGCTTCAACCGCATGGTAGCCGAGCGCATCGGCTTCGACTTCGCCCGCGGCCGCCTCGACGAGTCCGCCCACCCGTTCACCACCGAGGTTGGTGACGACGTGCGCATCACCACGCGCCTAAGCAAGAGCGACCTGCGCTACGGGCTGTTCTCGACCCTGCACGAAGTCGGGCACGCGCTCTACGAGCAAGGTCTCGATGCGACCGCGCGCGGCACTCCGCGCGCCACTGCCTGCTCGATGGGTATGCATGAGTCGCAATCGCGGCTGTGGGAGAACCTGGTCGGGCGCAGCGAGGCCTTCTGGCGCTGGTTGCTGCCGTTGGCGGTGCAGGCTTTTCCCGAGCTGCGCCCGCGCCGACCGCGCGCGGTACTGCTGGCGGCTAACGAGGCCCGGCCGTCGTTGATTCGCACCGAGGCCGACGAGCTGACTTACAACCTACACATCATCCTACGCTTCGAGTTGGAGCAGGCGCTGATTGCCGGCGAGCTTGCAGCCGCCGACCTGCCGGCGGCCTGGGAAGAGAAGATGCGTCACTTCCTCGGTGTCACGCCGGCAAGCGATCGCGACGGTGTCTTGCAGGACGTGCACTGGGCCGAGGGGCTGTTCGGGTATTTTCCGACCTATGCGCTCGGCAACCTGTACGCAGCGCAGCTATACGAGGCCGCCCAGCGCGACTTCGGCCGGTTGGAGGAAGGCTTTGCCGCCGGCGATTTCGGCACCCTACGCACATGGCTGGGCGAACGGGTACAGCGGCATGGTCAAAGCTGGCGCGCCCCCGAACTGGTCCGGCGCGTCACCGGCAGCGCGCCCGAGGCGCGGCCGTTGCTGGCGCACCTGACTCGCAAGCTCGAGTGGCTCGAGGCCAACTGA
- a CDS encoding acyl-CoA dehydrogenase family protein produces MKFQAIDYAETDEHRMIRATARALVAEHLAPIAAALDREQRFPAEVVKVLGQHGLLGLIAGEEFGGGQRDFIGAAIVAEEIGKVCTGTYTSTSGHVLAVHWIDAYGRPEQKARYLPRLVTAEALAGIAITEPEAGSDVAALRTAAVRAGDCFLVNGGKVFITNGSVAEVLVCLVRTGGAGAKGLSTLIVETCTPGFSASRPLEKCGNRCSPTAEISFRDCRVPAANLLGGEGEGFKQVMQLFAFERALVGVVCGALCEAALEQAVRYCRERRQFGQALIEFQMVQQLLAEMTVDLQATKSLTRDLLRQLAAGADAGVAAAITKIFSAEAVQRVTSNAVQLLGGYGYTREFPAERWYRDAKLFAIGGGTTQIQKLIVARALA; encoded by the coding sequence ATGAAGTTCCAAGCGATTGATTATGCCGAGACCGACGAGCATCGGATGATCCGCGCGACGGCGCGGGCGCTGGTGGCGGAGCACCTGGCGCCGATTGCCGCCGCGCTCGACCGCGAGCAGCGCTTCCCGGCCGAGGTGGTCAAGGTGCTCGGCCAGCACGGGCTACTGGGGCTGATTGCCGGCGAAGAGTTCGGCGGCGGCCAGCGCGACTTCATCGGGGCCGCGATTGTGGCGGAGGAGATCGGTAAGGTTTGCACCGGCACCTACACCTCGACCTCGGGGCACGTGTTGGCCGTGCACTGGATCGATGCCTATGGCCGCCCGGAGCAGAAGGCGCGCTATCTGCCACGGCTGGTCACGGCCGAAGCGCTCGCCGGCATCGCCATCACCGAACCCGAGGCCGGCTCCGACGTGGCGGCCCTGCGAACGGCGGCGGTGCGGGCGGGTGACTGCTTTCTGGTTAACGGCGGCAAGGTGTTCATCACCAACGGCTCCGTGGCCGAGGTGTTGGTGTGTCTGGTGCGCACCGGCGGTGCCGGCGCCAAGGGCCTGAGCACGCTCATCGTCGAGACCTGCACGCCGGGTTTTTCCGCTTCACGCCCGTTGGAGAAGTGCGGCAACCGCTGCTCGCCCACGGCTGAGATCAGCTTCCGGGACTGTCGAGTACCGGCCGCCAACCTCTTGGGCGGCGAAGGCGAAGGGTTCAAGCAGGTAATGCAGCTGTTCGCCTTCGAGCGAGCGCTGGTCGGGGTGGTGTGCGGCGCTCTGTGCGAGGCCGCGCTCGAACAGGCCGTGCGTTATTGCCGCGAGCGGCGGCAGTTCGGCCAGGCGCTGATCGAGTTCCAGATGGTGCAGCAGCTGCTGGCGGAGATGACCGTCGACCTGCAAGCCACCAAGTCGCTGACGCGCGATCTATTGCGCCAGCTGGCAGCCGGCGCCGACGCCGGCGTCGCCGCCGCGATCACCAAGATCTTCAGCGCCGAGGCGGTGCAGCGTGTCACCTCGAACGCGGTGCAGTTGCTCGGCGGCTACGGCTACACCCGCGAGTTTCCGGCCGAACGTTGGTACCGCGATGCCAAGCTGTTTGCCATCGGCGGTGGCACCACCCAGATTCAGAAGCTGATCGTCGCCCGCGCCCTGGCTTGA
- a CDS encoding acyltransferase, with amino-acid sequence MGDASGRVPQLDILRGVAILLVLGRHLELAAPSVAAPVRLLCGAWHRIGWTGVDLFFVLSGFLVSGLLFTEFQRHGSVQIGRFLLRRGFKIYPPFYVLLLATALLWSRWPSLAAPLPADFVFVRGWLYEALYLQNYGPAIWGHTWSLAIEEHFYFLLAAVVGLSLRWSRGGSRNPFRVIVPLALAVAVAALGLRIATSLHSAYTHKTHLYPTHLRLDSLLWGVLLSYAYHFEREKLLRFAARWRRLMVLGALIFVAPALVWSLPSSPFLATVGLTTIALGFAAALLVLIHTGARQPSGAAASRLSAALAQIGVYSYSIYLWHLPVQWWLPELMRRHGVLAQASPTIAYLAVSVLYLGASIAGGIAMARIVERPSLRLRDRLLPSRAGALATGSTA; translated from the coding sequence GTGGGTGATGCAAGCGGGAGAGTCCCGCAACTCGATATCCTGCGCGGAGTCGCGATCTTGCTCGTGCTCGGGCGCCACCTCGAGTTGGCTGCGCCGAGCGTGGCCGCACCGGTGCGACTGCTCTGCGGGGCGTGGCATCGGATCGGCTGGACCGGCGTGGATCTGTTCTTCGTGCTGAGCGGATTCTTGGTCTCGGGGCTGCTCTTCACCGAGTTCCAACGCCACGGCAGCGTGCAGATCGGGCGCTTCTTGCTGCGCCGCGGTTTCAAGATCTACCCGCCGTTCTACGTTCTGCTGCTGGCGACCGCGTTACTGTGGAGCCGCTGGCCAAGCTTGGCGGCGCCGCTGCCGGCTGACTTCGTCTTCGTGCGTGGGTGGTTGTACGAGGCCCTCTACCTCCAGAACTACGGCCCGGCGATTTGGGGCCACACCTGGTCGCTGGCGATCGAGGAGCACTTCTATTTCCTGTTGGCAGCAGTCGTCGGTCTAAGCTTACGGTGGAGTCGTGGCGGGAGCCGTAATCCGTTCCGAGTCATCGTGCCACTGGCACTCGCCGTCGCCGTGGCTGCGCTTGGATTAAGGATCGCCACCAGCCTGCACAGCGCCTACACGCACAAGACGCATCTGTACCCGACGCATCTGCGGCTCGATTCACTGCTGTGGGGCGTGCTGCTGAGTTACGCTTACCACTTCGAGCGGGAGAAGCTCTTGCGCTTCGCCGCGCGCTGGCGGCGGCTCATGGTGTTGGGGGCGCTGATCTTCGTCGCCCCGGCATTGGTGTGGTCGCTGCCGTCCTCGCCGTTTCTGGCCACCGTCGGGTTGACGACGATTGCGCTCGGGTTCGCTGCCGCCTTGCTCGTGCTCATACACACCGGCGCGCGGCAACCAAGCGGGGCCGCGGCGTCTCGGCTCAGCGCCGCGCTGGCTCAGATCGGCGTCTACTCGTACTCCATCTACCTGTGGCACCTGCCGGTGCAGTGGTGGTTGCCCGAGCTGATGCGGCGTCACGGCGTGCTAGCTCAGGCATCCCCGACCATCGCCTACCTCGCCGTGTCGGTGTTGTACCTGGGCGCCAGCATCGCGGGCGGCATAGCCATGGCCCGCATCGTCGAGCGCCCCTCCTTGCGTTTGCGCGATCGACTGTTGCCGTCGCGCGCCGGCGCGCTGGCCACTGGCTCGACAGCTTGA
- a CDS encoding radical SAM protein — protein MDPFLELQMSAGIRRAAAKLRPLVLNLEVTDACGGSCSYCFSSSVVTNRSHMPAAKIKEVITDAASLGVRHVTLPGGDPLLHPDFQAIMEWIGGEMQLHAFAVTSSIISKPKAQLLADLHRRGYLHMVGIHIDSIDPEIYAKVHHRADTLPLKLQGYQNLLDAGFPNASVVACLCLTSESVKTAEQTLDWFHERGVGWINLLPFKPYGFGDGNKHLEPTKADLKRVAEHRAKLRGREWLQIGTMECSKFFCKTTLFVTFEGHVMPCAFFRETRYGNVFEERLVDIFHRHKRALLYDFEVQGACGTCQHSDVCFGCRSTAQTYSGDVTASDPKCWLNPDSPELMFN, from the coding sequence ATGGACCCATTCCTTGAACTCCAGATGTCGGCCGGTATCCGGCGCGCCGCGGCTAAGCTGCGGCCGCTGGTGTTGAACCTGGAGGTCACCGACGCCTGCGGCGGCTCGTGTTCGTATTGCTTCTCGTCGTCGGTTGTGACCAATCGCTCCCACATGCCGGCGGCGAAGATCAAGGAAGTGATTACCGACGCCGCCAGCCTCGGCGTTCGCCACGTCACCTTGCCCGGCGGTGATCCGCTGCTGCATCCGGACTTCCAGGCGATCATGGAGTGGATTGGCGGGGAGATGCAGCTGCATGCCTTCGCGGTCACCAGCTCGATCATCTCCAAACCCAAGGCGCAATTGCTCGCCGACCTGCATCGCCGTGGCTACCTCCACATGGTGGGGATTCACATCGACAGCATCGATCCCGAGATCTACGCCAAGGTCCATCATCGCGCCGACACATTGCCGCTCAAGTTGCAGGGATACCAGAACCTTCTCGATGCCGGCTTTCCTAACGCCAGCGTCGTAGCCTGCCTGTGCCTGACCAGCGAATCGGTGAAAACCGCCGAGCAGACTCTGGATTGGTTCCACGAGCGCGGCGTCGGTTGGATCAACCTGTTGCCGTTCAAGCCCTACGGCTTCGGCGACGGCAATAAGCATCTGGAGCCGACCAAGGCCGACCTCAAACGCGTGGCCGAGCACCGCGCCAAGCTGCGCGGCCGCGAGTGGCTGCAGATCGGCACCATGGAGTGCTCCAAGTTCTTCTGCAAGACTACACTGTTTGTGACCTTCGAGGGCCATGTCATGCCATGCGCGTTCTTTCGCGAGACCCGCTACGGCAACGTCTTTGAGGAGCGGCTGGTGGACATCTTCCACCGCCACAAGCGTGCGTTGCTGTACGACTTCGAGGTGCAGGGCGCCTGCGGCACCTGCCAGCACAGCGACGTCTGCTTCGGTTGCCGCTCGACGGCGCAAACCTACAGCGGCGACGTCACCGCCTCCGATCCGAAGTGCTGGTTGAACCCCGACTCCCCTGAGCTGATGTTCAATTGA
- a CDS encoding cobalamin B12-binding domain-containing protein — MDRLREGEETIPGMGVLILAAVARTHGYRAHLIDAKEQGRSPQDVAREIAALRPDYLGLSATTISVTNAARIAEQVKQLVPSAISILGGAHVSAIPERTLAAFPAIDFGVVGEGEVALFELLARLDRGQAVDQVPGLVYRCDGQIRANARAPYLDDLDALPAPAWDLLPDFPHRFQPSLFSYPRTPVATLITSRGCPFSCAFCDRSTSGKKGRMHGVDYVAGLCRDLVGLGVRHIIFLDDLFTVRKQRVVELCQAFLDHGFEFSWSCNSHPNLLDLATLRLMKRAGCWQIAYGIESGSQRVLDVVKREVRIPKMRETLRLTRAAGIRTKGYLMVGHLSEGLDSLAEDAAFLKEVELDLCQITKFTPYPGTPAYPTIREHGRFDEDWEEMNAMNFLFIPRGLSEEVLETYFDHLYRIFYSRPDVLWGLVRLLVQEPKYLKRLAASAGVYVRGKFAAGRYRIGRLPPQYRASLAAAGGAVSARAPR, encoded by the coding sequence ATGGATCGGCTGCGCGAGGGCGAGGAGACCATCCCCGGCATGGGCGTGTTGATTCTCGCCGCGGTGGCGCGCACGCACGGCTACCGCGCTCACTTGATCGACGCCAAGGAACAGGGACGATCGCCGCAGGACGTGGCCCGAGAGATCGCGGCGCTGCGGCCGGACTACTTGGGGCTGTCGGCGACGACCATCTCCGTGACCAACGCCGCTCGCATTGCCGAACAGGTCAAGCAGCTTGTCCCCAGCGCGATTTCGATTCTCGGCGGCGCGCACGTCAGCGCCATTCCCGAGCGCACGCTGGCAGCCTTTCCCGCCATTGATTTCGGTGTGGTGGGCGAGGGCGAGGTGGCGCTCTTCGAGTTGCTCGCCCGCCTCGATCGCGGGCAAGCGGTCGACCAGGTGCCGGGTCTGGTCTATCGGTGCGACGGCCAGATTCGCGCCAATGCGCGCGCGCCCTACCTCGATGACCTCGATGCCTTACCTGCGCCGGCGTGGGATCTGCTGCCGGACTTTCCGCACCGCTTCCAGCCGTCGCTGTTCAGTTACCCGCGCACGCCGGTGGCGACTCTGATTACCTCGCGCGGCTGCCCGTTCTCGTGCGCGTTTTGCGACCGCTCGACCTCGGGCAAGAAGGGCCGCATGCACGGCGTGGATTACGTCGCCGGCTTGTGCCGAGACCTGGTTGGGCTCGGTGTGCGTCACATCATCTTCCTCGACGACCTCTTCACCGTGCGCAAGCAGCGCGTGGTGGAGCTGTGCCAGGCGTTCCTCGATCACGGCTTCGAGTTTTCCTGGAGCTGCAACAGCCACCCCAATCTGCTCGACTTGGCAACGCTGAGGCTAATGAAGCGCGCGGGCTGCTGGCAGATTGCTTACGGGATCGAGTCGGGCTCGCAGCGCGTGCTCGACGTGGTGAAGCGCGAGGTCCGCATCCCGAAGATGCGCGAGACGCTGCGCCTGACGCGAGCGGCCGGCATTCGCACCAAGGGCTACCTGATGGTTGGCCACCTGAGTGAGGGGCTCGATAGCCTGGCCGAAGATGCGGCCTTCCTCAAAGAGGTCGAACTCGATCTCTGTCAGATCACCAAGTTCACGCCTTACCCGGGCACGCCGGCGTACCCGACGATTCGCGAGCACGGGAGGTTCGACGAAGATTGGGAAGAGATGAACGCGATGAACTTCCTGTTCATCCCGCGCGGCTTGAGCGAAGAGGTCCTCGAAACCTATTTTGATCATCTCTACCGCATCTTTTACAGCCGCCCCGACGTCCTCTGGGGTCTGGTGCGGCTGCTAGTGCAGGAGCCCAAGTACCTCAAGCGGCTGGCGGCGTCGGCGGGCGTTTACGTGCGCGGTAAGTTCGCCGCCGGCCGCTACCGCATCGGGCGCCTGCCGCCGCAGTATCGCGCCTCGCTGGCAGCCGCAGGTGGGGCCGTGAGCGCACGGGCTCCAAGGTGA